In Rhodococcus pseudokoreensis, the DNA window CGTCGTGTGCGTCGATCGCGACGATCATGACGTCACTGTGGTTCGAACAACTCCGGCCGGGGGACCGGGTGTCCGTGAAACCGCACGCGTCGCCGGTGCTGCACTCCATCAACTACCTGCTGGGGGAATTGGACGAGAAGTACCTGACGACGCTGCGGGAGTTCGGCGGCCTGCAGTCCTACCCGTCGCGGGCGAAAGATCCCGATCCGGTGGACTATTCGACCGGCTCCGTCGGCATCGGTGCGACGGCCCCGATCTGGGGTGCCATCGCCCGGCGTTACGTCGACACCACCATCGGCGGCGCCGGCACGGGCCGGCAGTACTCCCTGGTCGGCGACGCGGAACTGGACGAGGGTGCGGTGTGGGAGGCGATCCTGGACACCTCCGTCGCCGAACTCGGCGAGATCGTGTGGATCGTCGATCTGAACCGGCAGTCCCTCGACCGGGTGGTCCCCAACATCGCCGCCGGCCGGCTCGAGGCGATGTTCTCCGCCGCCGGGTGGCAGGTGCTGACCGTGAAGTTCGGGACCCTGCTCGAATCGCTGTTCACCCGGGCCGGTGGTCCGGCGCTGCGGACCCGGATTTTGGACATGCCGAACCCGGAGTACCAGCGGCTGCTGCGCTGCGGCGCGGAGGAACTGCGTCGTCGTTTGCCCGGTGACGGCACGGACGCTTCGGCGATCGCGGCCCTGATCGCCGACCTGGATGACGCCACCCTGCTGCGGGCGATCCGCAACCTCGGCGGCCACGACCTCGACGCGCTGCGAGCGGCGTATGCGCGGATCGACGACACCCGGCCGACGGTGATCATCGCCTACACCATCAAGGGCCGCGGCCTGCCGACGCAGGGGCATCCGCAGAATCATTCGTCGTTGCTGACGGTGGAGCAGTACCAGCAGTTGGCGGCCGAACTGGGGATGGACCCGAACGATCCGTGGGCGCGGTTCGCCGCCGATAGTGTGCCCGGCCGGGTGTGCGCGGCCACCGCGGAGACGTTGACGCGCAAGAAGGTCGAACTCGCCACCCCGCCCGCCGTCCCCGCCGACATCGGCCGTACCCCGTCCGGGACGTCGACGACGCAGGCGGCGCTGGGGCGGGCGTTGCTGGATTTGTCGCGTGAGGCCCCGGAGGCGGCGAAGCGGGTGGTCACGGTCAGCCCGGACGTGTCGTCGACGACGAACCTGGCGGGGTGGTTGAACAAGGTGGGGGTGTGGTCGCCGAACGAGCGCCGCAACTGGTTCGACGACGACGCCGAGACGATCATGCACTGGCGGGAGAAGCCGACCGGGCAGCACATGGAGTTGGGGATCGCGGAAACGAACCTGGTGGGGTTGATGGGGGAGTTGGGGGCCACGTGGAGTCGGTGGGGGCAGCCGTTGTTCCCGATCGGGGTGATGTACGACCCGTTCGTCGAACGGGCCCTCGAGCCGTGGTCGTACGGGATTTATGCGGGTGGTCAGTCGATCCTGGTCGGCACCCCGTCCGGAGTCACCCTCGCCGCGGAGGGTGGGGCGCATCAGTCGATCAAGACGCCGTCGATCGGGCTCGAGCAGCCGGGGTGTGTGAGTTTCGAGCCGGCGTTCGCGATCGACACCGAATGGACGTTGCTCGACAGCATCGGCCGGTTGGGTCGCCCGGATGGGTCGTCGTCGTATCTGCGGCTCTCGACGCGTCCGGTGGATCAGACCCTCGCGAATGTTCCGTCGGATCCGGCGGCGCGGGAACGTCGCCGCCGGCAGGTCGTCGCCGGCGCATACAGCCTGCGGCACGCAGAGAATCCGGTGGTGACGTTGGTGGGGATGGGTGCGGTGATCACCGAAACCCTGACTGCGGCGGACAGGTTGGCGGAGCAGGGCATTGCTGCGGATGTGGTGTGTGTGACCAGTGCGGGACTGTTGTTCGAGGCGGTGCAGGCGCGGCGGGGTCTGACCGAGGGGTCGTCGTGGATTTTGGATCAGGTGTTCCCGGCGGGGCGGGCGGCGCCGATGGTGACCGTTCTGGACGGGCACCCGCACACTTTGGCGTTCCTGACCGGCATCAACCGGGTGCCCGGGGCGGCGCTGGGGGTCAGCAGGTTCGGGCAGGTCGGGTCCCTCGACGACGTGTACCGGTATCACGGCATCGACACCGACAGCATCGTCCGCGCCGCCCTCGACCTCACC includes these proteins:
- a CDS encoding transketolase-like TK C-terminal-containing protein, with product MTATTSFANQHTPIAGDNSETLRVIEERVLWLATSMIHHANRVRPNPTGLKVGGHQASCASIATIMTSLWFEQLRPGDRVSVKPHASPVLHSINYLLGELDEKYLTTLREFGGLQSYPSRAKDPDPVDYSTGSVGIGATAPIWGAIARRYVDTTIGGAGTGRQYSLVGDAELDEGAVWEAILDTSVAELGEIVWIVDLNRQSLDRVVPNIAAGRLEAMFSAAGWQVLTVKFGTLLESLFTRAGGPALRTRILDMPNPEYQRLLRCGAEELRRRLPGDGTDASAIAALIADLDDATLLRAIRNLGGHDLDALRAAYARIDDTRPTVIIAYTIKGRGLPTQGHPQNHSSLLTVEQYQQLAAELGMDPNDPWARFAADSVPGRVCAATAETLTRKKVELATPPAVPADIGRTPSGTSTTQAALGRALLDLSREAPEAAKRVVTVSPDVSSTTNLAGWLNKVGVWSPNERRNWFDDDAETIMHWREKPTGQHMELGIAETNLVGLMGELGATWSRWGQPLFPIGVMYDPFVERALEPWSYGIYAGGQSILVGTPSGVTLAAEGGAHQSIKTPSIGLEQPGCVSFEPAFAIDTEWTLLDSIGRLGRPDGSSSYLRLSTRPVDQTLANVPSDPAARERRRRQVVAGAYSLRHAENPVVTLVGMGAVITETLTAADRLAEQGIAADVVCVTSAGLLFEAVQARRGLTEGSSWILDQVFPAGRAAPMVTVLDGHPHTLAFLTGINRVPGAALGVSRFGQVGSLDDVYRYHGIDTDSIVRAALDLTD